The genomic window GACCGACGCGGCCGGCAGCGAGGACGCTCGAGCGGGGCTCGACCGGCTCGAAGACGCGTTTTTCACCCTCGGTCCGCGGGGCGAGATCCGGTTCGCCAATCGAGCGGCCGGTCGGCTGCTCGCCGACCTCGCGGAGCGATCGCTCGACGGCGATCTCCCGACGGGAACGGTCGTCTGGGAGCTGCTTCCCGACGGGGTCGGCACGACGCTCGCCGATCGGGTCCGCGAGGCCGAAACGACGGACTCGGTGGTCGAGTTCGAGACGGACGCTCCCGCCCTCGAGGCCCGGCTCGTCGTCGCCGTCCATCCCGGCGACGACGGCGTCTCGGTCCACGCGCGAGAGGTGGTACCCGACGCCGCGTCCGGCGCGGCCGCGACGGACCGAGACCGCCTTGCGCTTCTCGAGTCGGTCGTCGACGCGCTGGACGAGGGCATCGCCGTCCTCGAGGACTCGACGGTCCGGCTGGCGAACCCGGCCCTGCTGGACCTCGCCGGGACGGACTCGCTCGTCGGCCGGGACCTCGAGGCGGTGTTCGACGACGACCTCGCGGCGACGATCCGAGAGCGGGCCCGCTCGCCGGTCGTCAGGTGGATGGACCCCGTCGCGGGCGAGTTCGCGACCGACGCGACCGTCTCCGTCGACGTGTTCGTCGCGCCGCTGCCGGATCCCGACCGAACGCTCTGTGTCGTCCGCGACAGGCGGGACTCCCGTGCCGCCGCGCTGTCGACGATCCGGCGGACCGTCGCGACGCTTCGCCGCGCCGAGACACCGTCCGCCGTTCGACAGGCGGTCACCGACGCCGTCCGCGAGTGTGCCGACGCCGACGCGGCCGTCTGGTATCTCGTCGACGACGACCGGCTCCGACCGGCGACGGTGACGACGAGGGAGACGACGGCGACGGAGCAGCCTCCCGGCGGCGACCGGCCAGCGATCGAGCCGCCGCCGATCGAGCCCGACGACACGCCGCTTTCGGGGCTCCTCGAGAGCGGCGAGCCGACCGTCTACGATCGCGCGGAACTCGGCGACGCGCTCTCCCGCACCGGTCTCCGCGCTGAGCGAGTCCTCGCTGTCCCGGTCGCGAACCGAGGGCTCGTCCTCGCGACGAGTACGGAGCCGATGGCGTTCGACGGGATCGATACGGAGTCGATCGAAATCCTCTCGGACACCGCCGGGACGGCACTCGATGGCCTCGAGCGCGCCGAGACGCTCCGAACGTGCCGGCGCGACCGGGATCGGCTGCAGGCCGTCGCGGAGCGGACGGAACGCGTGTGGGAGGAATCGAAGTCACTGCTAGACGCCGAGACGCGCGACGGAGTCGAACGGCGGCTCTGTGAGGCGATCGTCTCCCTCGAGGCGGCCGGTCGAGCGGACGGGATCGAACTCGCGTGGGTTGGCCGCGCGGACGACGGCCGCGAGCGGATCGTCCCCGAAACGTGGGCCGGTCGCGACGGCGAGTTCCTCGAGTCGATGACGGTCCCGCTGGATCGGACCGCCGATTCGCCGACCGGGACCGCCGCTTGCGTCCGCGAATCAGTCGTCCTCGAGACTCTCGATACCGACACCGACACCACCACCAACACTCTTAGCCGGTCGGCGGATTTCGACGGAGAGGACTGGCGACACCGCCCGCTCGAGCGGGGTTTTCGGGCCGTACTGAGTGTCCCGATCGAATCGGGCGACCTCCGCTACGGAACGCTTACCGCGTACGCGGAGCGGTCGTCGGCGTTCGACGACACCACCCGCCGCGCCTGCGAACACCTCGCGGCGATCGCCGGCGAGGCCATCGCCGCGATCGAGACGAGACGCGCGCTCCTCGCCGATCGCGTCACCGAACTCGAGGTCGTTCTCCGGGACGGCTCGGAACCGCTCTCGGCGATCGCTCACCGGCTCGGCCGACGGGTCGACGTTCGGGCCGTGATTCCCCGATCGTCGGGCGGTTCGACGGTGTTCTGCTCGGTCGCCGACGCCGAGGACGACGCGGATACGGACGCGGTTCCCGAGACCGTCGGCTCGCTGCCGGCGGTCGACTCGGTCTCGGTCGCCGGTCGCGGACCCGGCGACACCGTCCTCGAGATCGGAGTCGCCGAGGCCGCCGAGCCGTCCGTCGCGCGGACGATCGCGGAGTACGGCGGCGTCCTCCGGTCGCTCGCGCCGGTCGACGATCGGACCAGACTCGTGATCGACCTCGGGGACCCGGTCGGCGTCCGCTCGTTTCTCCGGGCGCTCGAGGCGGTTCATCCCGGAACGGAACTGGTCGCGCGCCGGGAGCGGGACCGGCCGCCGCGTTCCGCGCGGCCGTTCGAGAGGCTGGCCGAGGACCTCTCGGAGCGACAGCGTCGGACGCTCGAGGCGGCCTACCACGGCGGCTTCTTCGAGTGGCCCCGCGAGCGCACCGGCGAGGAGGTCGCCGAGTCGCTCGGCGTCTCGCAGCCGACGTTCAGCCGGCACCTCCGGATCGCCCAGCGGAAACTGTTCGCGTTGCTGTTCGACGAACGCGCCGGCGAGTGAGCCGCGACGACCGACCGGTATCGAGTTCTTACCGGCTATTTCGTCGCGATAATTCGCCCTTTCCGTATCAACGAAAACGGACGACTATCTGACGGATGAATCAATATAGCGGTCGAATCCGGCGTGGGTTCCGTGTATAGCGTCCACGACCATGTAGTCGGCTCGTAATACGTTGTTCAATGAGTGCGTTCGAGGTAAGAAGCAATTACGACGGTCATCTCTCCGGATGGCGGATGGTCAGATGAGCATCGATATCGCCGACGCCGAAGATGTGG from Natrinema versiforme includes these protein-coding regions:
- a CDS encoding bacterio-opsin activator domain-containing protein, which encodes MSDGTATVVGDALCVLVAGDSDPADDAMAALAARFDGVSLLRERTLEGARQRLADREVHCVVCPFAPTGDGSTPADATLERLAARIGDRPIIAVTDGEAADRALEAGASDVVDRDASAAVLAARVENAAERERYRLAAEKSDRRHRSILEHAAAVVWVCDAAGEIEYASPAVESRMGYTPTELERTTIARLVHPDDREAAREALASVAAAPVGTTERVTVRLGHADGTWRVADLTCTNRLEDPAVEGVVVTRAGAGAATDAAGSEDARAGLDRLEDAFFTLGPRGEIRFANRAAGRLLADLAERSLDGDLPTGTVVWELLPDGVGTTLADRVREAETTDSVVEFETDAPALEARLVVAVHPGDDGVSVHAREVVPDAASGAAATDRDRLALLESVVDALDEGIAVLEDSTVRLANPALLDLAGTDSLVGRDLEAVFDDDLAATIRERARSPVVRWMDPVAGEFATDATVSVDVFVAPLPDPDRTLCVVRDRRDSRAAALSTIRRTVATLRRAETPSAVRQAVTDAVRECADADAAVWYLVDDDRLRPATVTTRETTATEQPPGGDRPAIEPPPIEPDDTPLSGLLESGEPTVYDRAELGDALSRTGLRAERVLAVPVANRGLVLATSTEPMAFDGIDTESIEILSDTAGTALDGLERAETLRTCRRDRDRLQAVAERTERVWEESKSLLDAETRDGVERRLCEAIVSLEAAGRADGIELAWVGRADDGRERIVPETWAGRDGEFLESMTVPLDRTADSPTGTAACVRESVVLETLDTDTDTTTNTLSRSADFDGEDWRHRPLERGFRAVLSVPIESGDLRYGTLTAYAERSSAFDDTTRRACEHLAAIAGEAIAAIETRRALLADRVTELEVVLRDGSEPLSAIAHRLGRRVDVRAVIPRSSGGSTVFCSVADAEDDADTDAVPETVGSLPAVDSVSVAGRGPGDTVLEIGVAEAAEPSVARTIAEYGGVLRSLAPVDDRTRLVIDLGDPVGVRSFLRALEAVHPGTELVARRERDRPPRSARPFERLAEDLSERQRRTLEAAYHGGFFEWPRERTGEEVAESLGVSQPTFSRHLRIAQRKLFALLFDERAGE